In a single window of the Cucumis melo cultivar AY chromosome 11, USDA_Cmelo_AY_1.0, whole genome shotgun sequence genome:
- the LOC103498431 gene encoding dolichyl-diphosphooligosaccharide--protein glycosyltransferase 48 kDa subunit: protein MSKSVLLFTLIALLPFLTYAFSPENPTDRKVLVLLDDFAIKSSHSLFFKSLQSRGFDLDFKLADDPKIALQRYGRYFYDALILFAPTIERFGGSVDSAAILDFVDSGHDLILAADSNASELIREIATECGVDFDEDPASVVIDHTSYAVLETEGDHTLIASDDFIKSDVIVGSQKIEAPVLFQGIGHTLNPANSLVLKALSASPAAYSANPKSKLSSPPQLTGSAISLVSVIQARNSARILISGSLSLFSNRFFKSGVQKAGSPTKFDKSGNEQFSVELSKWVFHERGHLKAVNVRHHKVGESDEPAMYRINDELEYSVEIYEWSGKTWEPYVTDDVQVQFYMMSPYVLKTLSTNNKGLYHTAFKVPDVYGVFQFKVEYQKLGYTTLSLSKQIPVRPFRHNEYERFIPTAYPYYGSAFSMMAGFFIFTIVHLYNK, encoded by the exons ATGTCGAAATCCGTTCTCCTCTTTACACTTATCGCCCTTCTTCCATTTCTCACCTATGCCTTCTCCCCCGAGAATCCAACAGATCGTAAAGTCCTCGTCTTACTCGATGACTTCGCCATCAAATCTTCCCATTCTTTGTTCTTCAAGTCCCTCCAATCTCGAGGTTTCGACCTCGATTTCAAGCTCGCCGATGACCCCAAGATCGCCTTGCAGAGATATGGACGCTATTTCTACGATGCATTGATCTTGTTTGCCCCAACAATTGAAC GCTTTGGGGGATCCGTTGATTCTGCTGCTATACTGGATTTTGTGGATTCGGGCCATGATTTGATTCTTGCTGCTGATTCTAATGCATCTGAGTTGATCAGAGAAATTGCCACTGAATGTGGTGTTGATTTTGATGAG GATCCAGCTTCTGTAGTCATAGACCACACCAGCTATGCAGTATTAGAGACTGAGGGTGACCATACATTGATTGCTAGTGATGATTTCATCAAGTCCGATGTAATTGTGGGAAGCCAGAAAATTGAG GCTCCTGTACTTTTCCAGGGGATTGGCCATACTTTAAATCCTGCAAATAGCTTG GTGCTCAAAGCTCTATCAGCATCTCCCGCAGCTTATTCTGCCAACCCAAAATCCAAGCTATCAAGTCCTCCACAACTAACTGGATCAGCCATCTCCCTGGTTTCAGTCATACAG GCAAGAAACAGTGCCCGGATTTTGATCTCTGGATCATTAAGTTTGTTTAGCAATCG ATTCTTCAAATCTGGGGTACAGAAGGCTGGGAGTCCGACCAA ATTTGATAAGTCAGGCAACGAGCAGTTTTCAGTTGAACTAAGCAAATGGGTTTTCCACGAGAGAGGTCATCTTAAG GCTGTGAATGTAAGGCACCACAAGGTTGGGGAATCTGATGAACCGGCAATGTACAGGATTAATGATGAATTG GAATATTCAGTTGAGATTTACGAGTGGTCTGGTAAGACATGGGAGCCATATGTAACTGATGATGTTCAGGTGCAGTTTTACATGATGAGCCCCTATGTTTTAAAAACTTTATCGACAAACAACAAG GGTCTTTATCACACAGCCTTCAAAGTTCCAGATGTATATGGAGTGTTCCAGTTCAAGGTTGAGTATCAAAAACTTGGCTACACTACCTTATCTCTATCAAAGCAG ATTCCAGTGAGACCCTTTAGGCACAATGAATACGAAAGATTCATTCCTACAGCTTATCCATACTATGGATCAGCATTTTCAATG ATGGCTGGGTTCTTCATCTTTACTATTGTTCACCTATACAACAAGTAA
- the LOC103498430 gene encoding deSI-like protein At4g17486, giving the protein MKARSENGWHCIKSLYFRGKPTKDLCLLQKVKASTSTPGEAPVYLNVYDLTPANGYVYWAGLGIFHSGIEVYGIEYAFGAHDYPTSGIFEVEPRTCPGFKFRKSIYIGTTCLDPIQVRDFMERQAANYHGDSYHLIVKNCNHFCEDVCRKLTGKCIPKWINRLARIGSKCNCILPKALKATTMQHDPRFEGQDSEKKRLRSGFSCLSSISMNQKEVSISSLFLHSHYKGCLPPWELKRSKSWSFK; this is encoded by the exons ATGAAAGCTAGATCAGAGAATGGATGGCATTGCATCAAGTCTCTTTACTTTAGAGGTAAACCAACCAAGGATTTGTGCCTGTTGCAGAAGGTGAAGGCCTCCACCAGTACGCCGGGAGAAGCTCCAGTCTATCTCAATGTGTATGACTTAACCCCTGCAAATGGCTACGTCTACTGGGCTGGCCTTGGTATCTTTCACTCTGGTATAGAAG TTTATGGCATTGAATATGCCTTTGGAGCCCACGACTACCCGACGAGTGGTATCTTTGAGGTAGAACCCCGAACATGTCCTGGCTTCAAGTTTAGGAAGTCAATCTATATCGGCACAACTTGCTTGGACCCAATCCAAGTGAGAGACTTCATGGAGCGTCAAGCTGCAAACTATCATGGTGATTCATATCACTTGATCGTGAAGAATTGCAACCACTTCTGTGAGGATGTATGTAGAAAGCTAACGGGGAAATGCATACCAAAATGGATTAATCGACTCGCTAGAATAG GTTCAAAATGCAACTGCATACTCCCCAAGGCACTTAAGGCCACGACCATGCAACATGACCCGAGATTTGAGGGACAGGACAGCGAAAAGAAAAGGCTAAGAAGTGGCTTCAGTTGCTTATCCTCAATCTCCATGAATCAGAAGGAAGTTTCAATATCTTCACTGTTTC